The Buteo buteo chromosome 25, bButBut1.hap1.1, whole genome shotgun sequence genome has a window encoding:
- the CLDN34 gene encoding claudin-34, translating into MSSLARSSHLQLAAFALGTVGWILCTISMGMVEWRVWHVDNTTIISSGIAWVGIWKVCFISYLHVSPGYKEQFCHKLSGYDSSIPHEIYAAQGLLLIAMFMGLLGVTATIFALRNVYMGVTRKTLITHFFLVGGCFYILAGLCVLIPVSWNFYSVTHNQSIAFPPSYDMPSSPAAQEAGAAIPIGIVAVILLLLSGTFSLSYRFPATANTTTKS; encoded by the coding sequence ATGAGCTCCCTGGCCCGCAGCTCGCACCTCCAGCTAGCCGCCTTCGCTCTGGGTACGGTAGGCTGGATCCTGTGCACCATTTCGATGGGAATGGTGGAATGGAGAGTGTGGCATGTGGACAACACCACTATCATCTCCTCTGGCATTGCCTGGGTGGGGATTTGGAAAGTCTGCTTCATCAGTTACCTTCACGTCTCGCCTGGCTATAAAGAACAGTTCTGCCACAAACTCAGTGGCTATGACTCCTCCATCCCCCACGAAATTTATGCTGCTCAGGGTCTCCTGTTGATCGCCATGTTCATGGGCTTGCTGGGAGTGACTGCCACAATATTTGCTCTGAGGAATGTTTACATGGGAGTCACTCGCAAAACTCTCATTACCCATTTCTTCCTGGTGGGTGGCTGCTTCTACATACTCGCCGGTCTGTGCGTCCTGATTCCCGTGAGCTGGAATTTCTATTCGGTAACGCACAACCAGAGCATcgcttttcctccttcttacGACATGCCCTCCAGCCCAGCGGCGCAGGAAGCCGGCGCTGCCATTCCTATCGGGATTGTAGCTGtcatcctcctgctgctgagTGGGACTTTTTCTCTCTCGTACAGATTTCCAGCGACCGCAAACACTACCACGAAATCCTGA